The genomic stretch GCGCCAACCGTTCGTGCTGGCCAGCGGTTATCCTGAAGCCCTCGAGGACCTCAACGCTTCGCTCGAACACCTGCGCATTCAGAGCAACCCGGCCTGGCGCAGCCTGCTGCGCTCGCTGCGGGCGCTGGCTGCCAACCTGGCAACGCTGGACCGCCTGCTCAGTGCCGCCAGCAACCCGGACAGCCTGGCCGATGCCAGCGACAGCAGCCTGCTCGACCGCTCGCCACGCTCGCTGAAGGACGTATGGACGCGCCTGCGGACCCAGCTCACACCGACCTCGCTGTTGTTCCGGCATGCCTTGCGCCTGCCGCTGGCGCTGTCGATCGGCTATGGCATGGTGCACCTGATTCACCCGACCCAGGGCTACTGGATCATCCTCACCACGCTGTTCGTGTGCCAGCCCAACTACGGGGCCACCCGGCGCAAGCTGGTGCAGCGAATCTTCGGCACTGCCGTTGGCCTGACAGTGGGCTGGGCCTTGTTCGATCTGTTCCCTAACCCGGTCATCCAGTCGTTGTTCGCCGTGGTTGCCGGGGTGGTGTTCTTCGTCAACCGCACGACCCGCTACACCCTGGCCACTGCCGCGATCACCCTGATGGTGCTGTTCTGCTTCAACCAGATCGGCGATGGCTACGGCCTGTTCCTGCCACGCCTGTTCGATACTCTGGTGGGCAGCCTGATTGCCATCCTCGCGGTATTCCTGTTCCTGCCTGACTGGCAGGGCCGACGGCTGAACAAGGCGCTGGCCAATACCCTGGCCTGCGCCAGCGTCTACCTGCGCCAGATCATGCAGCAGTATGCCCACGGCAAGCGCGACGACCTGGCCTATCGCCTGGCCCGGCGCAATGCCCACAACGCTGACGCGGCGCTGTCCACCACCTTGGCCAACATGCTGATGGAGCCGGGGCATTTCCGTAAGGAAGCCGACGTTGGCTTTCGCTTCCTGGTGCTGTCGCACACCCTGCTCAGCTACCTCTCGGGGTTAGGCGCGCACCGCGACACGGCGTTGCCGGCGGAGGTACAGGAGCAGTTGATCGAAGGCGCCGGGCAAAGCCTGGCCAACAGCCTGGACGAGATTGCCAACGGCTTGGCTGCACGGCTGCCGGTGGCGATTCACAGTGATACCGAAGAGGCGCTGGCCAATGCCCTGGAGCAGATGCCGGAAGATCTGGATGAGCATCAGCGGTTGGTGCAGACGCAGTTGGCATTGATATGCCGCCAGCTAGGGCCATTGCGGACCCTGGCGGCACACCTGATCAAAGAAGGTGCCCCGGCCTGATAGTTTTATTGCCTGTGCTGGCCGCTGCGCTCAAAAACCATACTGACGCAGCAGCCGGGCATAGCTGCCATCCGCCTTCATCGCCGCAATCGCCTGCTCAAAGCGCTGTACGATCCGCCTATGCTCCGGGTGCTTCAGGCTGACCAGAATATGCAGGGTGTTCTCCCCTAGCGGCGGCTCCACCAGCATCACTCCATCACGTACTTCCTGCGGCTCACGTTGCAGGTTGTAGCGGGCCACGTACTCGTCTTCCACCGCCAGGCTTACCCGCCCCGCCGCCAACATGCGTACCGCAGAAGAAAAGTTGCGCACCGGCACCTTGTGCAGACGGGGATCCCCGTCGAATTCCGGTGAATAGGCGTAATCGCGCACTACAGCAATGCTGTAGGGATAAAGGTCAGACTGCTGCTTGTAGCTAAACGTCTCGCCCTTGCGTTGCAGCAGCCGAATTCGATTACTGAGGTAGGCGTTGGAGAACTGCCCGATATTGGCGCGCGCATCGTTGTACCAGGCATTGATCAGCACGTCGTAGCGCCCTTCACCTACCCCCAGCAACGCACGCGCCCACGGCACCTCTTCATAGCCGCTGGCGTAGCCGGCACGGGCTAGCGCCGTAGTAACGATGGAGGTCGCAAGGCCGCCGCCCGGCATCTTGGCATCGGTGAACGGTGGCCAGTTGTCAGCCACCAGCCGTAGCTTGTCGCGACCCAGGGCGGGTGTTGCCAGCATCGTTGCCAGCAATCCCAGAACACAAAGCAGTGGCCGCATGCTCACGTCCTTTCGCATATGGAGGGCAACACTGGCAGTGAGATTACACAAAGCTGTTACCGAGGGCAGCGGCCAATAGTGTCATTTAGCCTCTATTTTGGCCGAAGCACATGCAGCATGCGATGATCCAGCCCCATCCAAGGAGTTCGTGCCAATGTCAATCGACTGGCTCTGCAAGCACCACACCGCCCTCGGCAAGGAGCAGCTCTATGCCATTTTGCAATTACGCACTGAGGTATTCGTGGTGGAGCAGCGCCACGCCTATCAGGAAGTCGATGGTCAGGACCTGACCGGCGATACCTTGCACCTTATGGCCTGGCAGGAAGACAAGCTGGTGGCCTACCTGCGCCTACTGGATCCGCAATCACAAGGAGGGGATGTGGTGATCGGACGCGTGGTGACATCACCGCAAGCGCGAGGTTTGAAGCTCGAGGAAAGCTTGCTGCTCAAAGGGCTGGAGGCGGCGGAGCACTGTTGGCCGGGAGTGCCGGTGTATCTGTCGGCTCAGGCGCATTTGCA from Pseudomonas putida encodes the following:
- a CDS encoding GNAT family N-acetyltransferase, with amino-acid sequence MSIDWLCKHHTALGKEQLYAILQLRTEVFVVEQRHAYQEVDGQDLTGDTLHLMAWQEDKLVAYLRLLDPQSQGGDVVIGRVVTSPQARGLKLEESLLLKGLEAAEHCWPGVPVYLSAQAHLQDFYARHGFAVVSGESLVDGIATIGMRKG
- a CDS encoding transporter substrate-binding domain-containing protein, with amino-acid sequence MRPLLCVLGLLATMLATPALGRDKLRLVADNWPPFTDAKMPGGGLATSIVTTALARAGYASGYEEVPWARALLGVGEGRYDVLINAWYNDARANIGQFSNAYLSNRIRLLQRKGETFSYKQQSDLYPYSIAVVRDYAYSPEFDGDPRLHKVPVRNFSSAVRMLAAGRVSLAVEDEYVARYNLQREPQEVRDGVMLVEPPLGENTLHILVSLKHPEHRRIVQRFEQAIAAMKADGSYARLLRQYGF
- the yccS gene encoding TIGR01666 family membrane protein, translated to MSSSSFRQSLRRLWGQDKFSYSIRVTIALTGSLALCWYQNEMALLIPLFLGIIASALAETDDSWQGRLSALAVTLVCFAIAALAVELLFPYPWIFVIALALAAFGLTMLGALGERYGAIASATLITAVYTMIGVDQRGGQVTDFWHEPLLLVAGAAWYGLLSVLWQALFSNQPVQQSLAKLFFELGSYLKLKASLFEPVRTLDVEARRLELAQQNGKVVAALNAAKEIILHRVGNSQPNSKVSRYLKLYFLAQDIHERVSASHYPYNALTEAFFHSDVMFRCQRLLRKQGSSCQELARSIRLRQPFVLASGYPEALEDLNASLEHLRIQSNPAWRSLLRSLRALAANLATLDRLLSAASNPDSLADASDSSLLDRSPRSLKDVWTRLRTQLTPTSLLFRHALRLPLALSIGYGMVHLIHPTQGYWIILTTLFVCQPNYGATRRKLVQRIFGTAVGLTVGWALFDLFPNPVIQSLFAVVAGVVFFVNRTTRYTLATAAITLMVLFCFNQIGDGYGLFLPRLFDTLVGSLIAILAVFLFLPDWQGRRLNKALANTLACASVYLRQIMQQYAHGKRDDLAYRLARRNAHNADAALSTTLANMLMEPGHFRKEADVGFRFLVLSHTLLSYLSGLGAHRDTALPAEVQEQLIEGAGQSLANSLDEIANGLAARLPVAIHSDTEEALANALEQMPEDLDEHQRLVQTQLALICRQLGPLRTLAAHLIKEGAPA